GATACCCGGGATACGCGCCGCGTTCGCGGACACCGCCGACGTCGACCTGCTGGCCAGAATGATCACCAGCGCCCACGCACTGGCGATCGTGCTCTTCTCGCCCTTCGCCGGCGTCCTGTCCGAACGCATCGGACGCAAGCGTGCCCTGGTGACCGGCATGCTCACCTTCGCCCTGGGAGGCAGCTCCGGCTTCTACCTTCCCGACCTGGCGAGCATCCTGGCCGGCCGCGTCGTGCTGGGACTCGGCGTGTCCCTGATCATGACCAACAGCGTGGCCATGATCGCGGACCTGTACGACGGGACCGAGCGCCAGCGGCTGCTCGGGCGGCAGACCGCGGCCGGCGCCTTCGGCGGCGTGGCACTGCTGGTCGGCGGCGGTGCGCTCGCAGGGCTCGGCTGGCGTACGGTCTTCCTGGTCTACCTGCTCGGCGCGGCACTCGTCGTGCCCGCGCTGACGCAGCTGCCGCAGACCCGGCCCGGGGCCGCCGGCGCCCGGCCGACGCAGGACCGCTCACCTTCCGGCACCCGCCGGGGCCCGGCCACCGGGCTGGCGGCGGCGCTCGCCGCCATGTTCCTGGGCCAGGTGGCCTTCTACTCGGTGCCCGTACAGGTCCCGTTCCTGGTGGAGGACCACTTCCACGCCGGTTCGGTGGCCTCCGGAGCCGTCATCGCGGTGCAGACGCTCACCACGGGTCTGGTCTCGCTCCGCTTCGCCGCCATCCGACGCCTGGCCGGCGAGTACGGCCTGGTCACCGCCGCCTTCACCGCCATCGCCGTCGGCTACCTGGTGCTCTTCCTGGCCCCGCACGTCGCCGTGCTGGCGCTCGGCACCCTGGTAATGGGCGCGGGCCTCGGCATACTGATGCCGACGCTCAACAGCTGGGTGGTCAACGAGGCGCCGCCCGAGGCGCGCAGCCGGTACACGGGCTTTCTGACCACCGCGCTCTTCCTGGGCCAGTTCCTTGCCCCGATCGTCACCCAGCCGCTGGTCACGGGCCTCGGCATCCAGCCGATGTTCCTGGTCATCGCGTCCGGCGCCCTTGTGGTCGCCGCCGGGTACCTCCTCGCCGGCCGGCGGCGCACGGCCGCCGCCGGCCGGGCGGTCGCCGCGGGCGCCCCTGGGCAGGGGCGGGATGCGCAGGGCGACGCCCCGGCGGGGGCTCCCGCGCCGGGGAGCACCCGAGGCACGGGGAACACCGGGAAGCATCCGCCGCAGAACCCGGCCGCGGCACCGGCCGGACGGGGCGACGGCGCATCGGACGCCTCCGCCTCCCCGGCCGCTCCACCGACCCCCCGCGCACCGCACTCCCTCCACCGGAGGCAGCCGTGACACCGCACTTCCCCCGCAGCCCCACCACCCGGCGGGTCGAGTTCGTCCTCGACCTCATCTGCGTCCACTCCTACCTCGCCCTCACCCGTTTCGAGCGCGCCGCGGCACGGCGGCGAGCCCGCGGCGACCGCATCGAGGTGGTCTTCCGTCCCTTCCAGATCGCTCCCGAGGCCCCGGCCGAGGGTGAGCCGCTCACCGAGCGCCACCGGCGCGCCTTCGGGGCCGAGGCCGAGCGGATGACGCAGCACATGACGGCCGTGGGCGCCCGGGAGGGGCTCCGCCTCGACTTCGCCCGGGCGGTGTTCGTCAACACGCTCCCGGCCCACCGGCTGCTCGCCGCGGCCGGCCGCCAGGGGCGGGCGGAACCGATGGCGGAACGCCTCTTCCGCGCCTACTTGACCGACGGGGCGAACATCGGCGACGCCGCCACGCTCGACCGGCTGGCTGCGGAGACCGGCGTCCGGCGCGGCGGGCCCGAGGAGCCCGACGAGCAGACCCTCACGGCGGAACTCGCCAAGGTCCGCGCCGAGGGCGTCCGCCAGGTTCCGCTCCTGCGCTTCGGCACCGGGACCGTCCTGACCGGCGCGCAACCGGAAGAGGTCTACTTCCGGGCACTGTCCGAAACCCCCTCGAACGACCCATTCCCCTTCAGCGGTGACCAACAGTCACCGGAGAAAACCCACTAAGGAGAGATATGTCCACGTCGCCTCTGCGACTCGCGGTCATCTGCGCCAGCGTCCGGGAGGGCAGGTTCGGTCCGACGGTCGCGCGGTGGTTCGCCGACCAGGCCCGCCAGCGCGGCGACGTCGAGGTCGACTACATCGACCTCGCCGAGCACCCCCTGCCGGCGGTGCTTTCCCAGTCGCCCGGCAGCGGCACCGCCGAGGTACTCGCACAGCTGACGCCCCGTCTGGAGGACGCGGACGCGTTCGTCGTGGTGACGCCGGAGTACAACCACAGCTACCCGGCCTCGCTGAAGTCCCTGATCGACTGGCACTACACCCAGTGGCGGGCCAAGCCGGTGGGTCTGGTCTCCTACGGCGGCCTGGCCGGCGGCCTGCGCGCGGCCGAGCACCTGCGGCCGGTCTTCGCCGAGCTGCACGCGGTCACCATCCGCGAACAGGTCAGCTTCCACAACGCCTGGGAGCAGTTCGACGACAACGGCGACCCGAAGGATCCCGAGGGGCCCGCCACCGCCGCCAAGACCATGCTGGACCAGCTCACATGGTGGGCCGAAGCGCTGCGCGAGGCGCGCCGAAAGCGTCCGTACGGCCAGTGACACGGTGCGGGGCGTGGGCGGGCGCCCGCCCACGCCCCGCACCACCGCTCAGGCCGCCATGGTCATCCCCCGCCCGAGACGGAAGCCGACACCGCGCACGGTCAGGATCCAGGAACTGTCACCGAGCTTGTTCCGCAGACTGTTGACGTGCGTGTCGATGGTCCGCCCGGCCGTGGCCCCGGCGCTCTTCTGCCACACCCGCGCCATGAGCTCCCTGCGGCTGAACACCGTGCCGGGCCGGGAGGCGAGCGTGTGCAGGAGGTCGAACTCCTTGCGTGTGAGGGAGAGCAGCCTTCCGGAGAGGTACACCTCGCGCCGGGCGGCGTCGACCCGCAGCGGACCGTGGACGATACAACTTCGGAGCGCAGCCACGCGGGCACGGCGCAGCACGGCCTCGATTCTCGCGATCAGCTCCTGCACACCGTAGGGTTTGTCGAGGCAGTCGTCGCACCCCGATTTCAGACACAGCACGCGTTCCAACTCGGTGGTGTGTTCCGTGACGGCGATGATCGGAGTGTCGGACGCGGCACGGATGTCCGCGCAGACCTGCAGGCCGTCGACGTCCGGCAGCCCCAGGTCGAGCAGCACCAGGTCAGCCTGGTGATGCAGCTCCAGTGCCGCCTGGCCGGTTCCCACGCTCCAAGCGCCGTAACCGTTTTGCCGCAGTAAGTGGACGACGGACCGTGCACAGGCGGCGTCGTGGTCCACTACCAGCACCCGCATTGCTTGCCCTTCCTCTGTCCCACTCGCATGTTCCGCTGTCCGAAAGACACGGGGCCATGGGCGGGTCGTCCCGGCGGCACCAGGGATCCTCCCGGTACAACCCTGCGCCCGGTCGGCGGCCCCGCGGGCAGGACACGCCCACCGGGCGCGAGCAACCGCGGCAGCCATGGGAGCGTGCCGACCAGTGCCCGTCGACCTGGCGGTCTCACCCCGTTCCCTCCCCGCACCTGCATGGCCGAACACATGCGCAAGGGAGATGCATCAGGGTAAAAACCTTGAGCCAGTAACTGTCAACGAGTGGATGGCCAAATCTACCAATTCCCTTTGTATTCAAGGCCGTTAGGGCACGGGGCACCGCAGTGGACCGGACGTGAGCGCTGGTAGAGGCCTGTTCTCTCGCGTCAACCGGCGACGTACGCCGCACGCCGTATGCCGAATCTCACAGACCCTCACCCCGGCGATCCCGACGGCGAGACTCGCCCGGGGCGGCCAACGCACGACTGCTGGTGTGGGTGAGCGGCCGGATCGTTCCCGGGACGCCGCCCGTTCGGGCTGCTGTGCGCGCCGACGGGACTGCTTCGTCATACTGGCGGCGCGTTGGGCGATCACATCGGACAGGGACGGCTCCAAACCCGCCACGCTGTCCAGGACATCGAGAGCGCGCAGGGTATCGAGGCGGCTCGAGCGCAGCTCTGCGAGTTCCCGCTCGCCCTGCCTCAGCCGTCCCTGTGCCGCGTGGACCTCGTTCTCGGCCACGGCCGGCCGGCCGCGGTGTGCCGTTCGCAACAAGGTGCTCGGCCGCGTCCCGTCCGGAGCCCGGTTCGGCAGATCGCGGCGGCCTCGCCGGGCGCAGGGCCCGGCGAGGCCGCCGTGGGCAGGTCGACCGGCGTCGGCGTGGCCGGGTGAGGCCCCGCTGCTAGCACGTGGACAGGCCGGCCGGTGGGTCGTGCGGGGTGTTCACGTTGCCGCCCCAGGAGTAGACGTGAACACCTGTGAGCCGAGCACCTACCCCCGTGAGGTGCTCGGACAGCAGGTCAGTGGTCCCAGGCCGGGTAGCCGTAGCCCCAGATCAGATGGCTGGAGCGGGAGTACTTGAGTCGCCTCACCTCGTTGGAGCGGTTGCCTTCGACCGTGTAGACGTAGGTGTCGTCGTAGGACGTCACGATCCCGATGTGGTCCTCTCCGTTGCGCCCGTTGAGGTCGAAGAAGATCACGCAGCCTTCGCGCGGCCCGCCACCGGTGGCCCCGCGGCGGTAAAACCGGTGGTGTTTCCTGAACCACTTGAGGTGGTCGGGGACGTACTTCTGCTTGCCGCCGACAGCCGGCAGTTGGCCGGCTTCGTGGAAGACCCAGCTGACGAAGATGTCGCACCACTCCTGACCGTCGGCGCCGTACCACCGACCGTACTTGGTGTGGTTGGTTCCGCTTTCCCGGTAGCCGACCTCCCTCTTGGCGATTCGGGTGACCTTCGTCGAGGGCGCGTTCGGATCCATCGGCGCGACGGCGTCCAGCACGGCCAGTTCGGCCGACGACAGCTCCTGGCTGGGGTCGACCGGCTTGTGCACCTCGGCGAGTGCGTCTGTCCGACCGCGGGAAGCGGCGGAATGTTCCTGCGGGGTGATGGGCCCGGTCACAGTCACTCCTTCGTGATATCTGTGCGCAACAGTGACTGATTGCTCATACGTGACAGGTGGCGGGCGAGACGACGTGGCACGCAGGGCCGACGTCGCCCGTCGAGACGGTGTCCGGCGCCCGCTGAACACCAGGTTCCGGGCCGACTGGTTGTTGCGCAGGCCCCTGTCTCGGCGTGAAACAAACATCGGCAGGCGAGGGCTCGCTCATTCACGCTGGTGAGCTGGACGTGTCGACTGCGGGGCCAGGGAAGAGGGTGTCCCGCTCTGGCGATCCGGCTCCGGGCGGACTGCGGATGGATCCACCGTTGACCCGCGAAGCGTGAGTTTGGATCGACGATCTGCTACTCGGGCGGGGGAACGTCCGTCCGGACACGGCCCGGGACTGGCCGACGTGGCGCGTGCCCGTCAGGCGAGTGCGTCGTGTGAGCCAACCGGTCGGCACCCCGGCGTCGGCGGGGGAACGCGGGGCCGGGGTGCCGGCAGTGCGGGGTGGGGCTCGTCATGCACGGCATGGCTGAGCGTAGGGGAGTTCCCGTACGTAATCCCGCCATTGCGCCGGGGTGAGTTGACCGGCGGTGGTGGCGCAGATCCGCCGGATCGCCCGGCCGAGGCCGAAGGGTGTGAACTCGATCGTGCCGTCCGGTCCGGCTGTGGCCAGGAGCTGCCCGTCCGGGCGGTACGCGGCCGTCTCTATCGCCTCGGTGTGCCCCGCGGTGAGCGCCCTGCCCCAGGGGACCGGCCGGGTGAGGTCGGTCAGGTCCCACAGCAGGACGCTGCGGTCCTCGCCGGCGGAGGCCAGCGTGCGGCCGTCAGCGCTGAAGCCCACCCAGGTCACCCGGCCGGTGTGCCCGGTCAGTGAGCTACCGATGGGCGAGGCGTGCGCGGGGGAACTGACGTTCCACAGGCGTACGTCGTGGCCGACGCCGGCGGTGGCCAGCAGCCGTCCGTCAGGGCTGAAGGCGCCCCACAGGGTGCCGCCCGTGTCGCCTGTGCGGATGTCCGGCAGGGGCCTGGGGCGGACCGGGTCGCGGATGTCCCACAGGCGGACCTTGTCGTCCTCGCTCGTGCTGGCCAGGGTACGGCCGTCCGGGCTGACGCCCGCCCAGTGGACGAAGCTGATGTGGCCGGTCAGCGGGCTGCCCAGGGCGGCGGGGCGGGCGGGATCGGTAACGTTCCACAGGCGAAGGCCGTACTTGGGGCCGCCTGTGACCAGTACACGTCCGTCGGGAGTGAAGGCCAGCACGCCGTCGTCCTGGTCGGCGCCGCCGGTGCGGATCAGGCCTGCCTGCCGGGGACGGCCCGGGGCGGAGACGTCCCACAGCCGCACGGTGCCGTCGCTGTCGGCGCTCGCGAGCAACCGGCCCCGGGGCTGGAACATCACCCGGAGGGCGAGGCGCTCACCCGGCAGCTCGCTCAACTGCCTGCCGCCCGCAGGGTCACGGACGTCCCACAGCCGTACCCTTCCGTCGCTCGCGCTGGCCAGCACGCGGCCGTCCCGGCCGTACGCGATGCCGGTGACGCTGCCGAGATGGCCGGCCAGGAAGGCACGCGGCAGCTGCCACAGACGTACGGTGTGGTCATCGCTCGCGCTGGCCAGCGACCGTCCGTCGGGGCTGAACGCCAGCCAGTTGACGAACCCGGTGTGGCCGATCAACGGCTGCCCGAGGGCGGCCGGATGCATCGGGTCGGAGACGTCCCAGAGCCGGATGGTGTGGTCCGCGCCGGCCGTGGCGAGTGTTCGGCCGTCGGGTGAGAACGCCACCGCGAGCAGGGTGTCGGTGTGGCCGGTCAGCGGCCCGCCCAGTGGCTTGGTGCGCGCCGGGTCCGAGACGTCCCACAGCCGCACCTTGCGGTCGTTTCCCACGCTGGCCATGAGCTTGCTGTCCCGGCGGAAGGCGACCGCGTAGACGACGTCCGGGTTGCTCAGCGGCTTCCGCCACGGCTGCGGGCGGGTCGGGTCGGTGACGTTCCAGAGGCGGATCACATGATCGTGGCCGGGGGCCGCCACCGTACGGCCGTCCGGGCTGAAAGCGGCCGAGGCGACGGCCTCGCCGGCCCCGGTGAGCGGGGGGCCCAGGGCCTTGGCGTGCGCGGGGTCGGAGACGTCCCACAGCCGGACGGTGTGGTCTTGGCTGGCGGTGGCCAGGGTGCGTCCGTCGCGGCTGAACGACACGGAGAAGACGAAATCGCGGTGCCCGGTCAGCGGCCTGCCCAGGGCCTTGGGATGCGCCGGATCGCGGACGTCCCACAGCCGGGCGGTACGGTCCCGGCCGGCGCTGGCCAGGGTGTGACCGTCCGGGGAGAACTGCAGCCAGTACACCCAGTCGGTGTGCCCGGTCAGCGGCCTGCCGAGCGGGACGGGGTGCGCGGGGTCGGCCAGGCTCCACAGCCGGATGGTGTCGTCACCGGCCCCGGTGGCGAGGGTGCGCCCGTCGGGTGAGAACGCCACCGCGTACACCGGCTGGGAGTGTCCGGGCAGTACGGAGGACAGCGAGATGTTCTGCGTGTCCAGCAGGCCCGCGGTGGCTTCACGGTCGGACCGCAGCCGGTACGCCGCCACATACATCCGGGCCGCCAGCGACGGATCGGTCGCGTTCAGCTGGCCCGCCTCGGCCACCACCTGCTCGGCCACTGCGCGGTCACGGCCGGCGCGGGCCAGCGAGCGCTGCTGGAAGGCGATGACAGCGACCGTCGACGCGAGCAGAAACAGGGCGGACACCGCGGCCAGCAGCGCCCGGATACGCCGGGCGGTGCGAGCCGCCACCCGCCGCTCCTGCTCGCGGGCGGCGATGCTGGCGTCGAGGAACTCGGCCTCAACCGGGGTGAGGTCCGCGCGATACCCGGTCAGGCATTCCTCGGCGGTGACCAGGCGGGTGCCGCGGTACAGGGCTCCAGGATCCCGGTCGAGCGCGTCCCAGGCCCGGGCGGCCTCGGTGAGCTGGCGGTGGACCCGAAGCCGTTCGCGGGCGCCGTCGATCCAAGACTGCAGTCGCGGCCAGGCGGTGATCAACGCTTCGTGCGCCAGGTGCACCATGTCGCCGTCGAGTGTGACCAGCCGCGCGCGGGCCAGTTGGTCCAGCACCGAGGCCGTGTCGGCGGACTGGCCGGTGGTGCTCAGCGCCTGCAGTTCGGCGTGCTCGGCGGGACGGCTGGTGTCCTGGGCCCCTTCACCCGGCGTGACCAGGCGCAGCAGGATACGCCGGGCGGCCTCGGCCCGATCCGGCGAGAGGCGGGTGTACAGCTCTTCGGCGGTGCGCGTGAGGGCGCCGTGCACACCACCTGCGGCCTCGTAGGCAGCCAGCGTGAGGGTGCGGCCTCTGCGGCGGCGCCAGGTCTCCAGCAAAGCGTGGGACATCAGCGGCAGTCCGCCGGGCTCCTCGGCGACGTCCTCCACGATCCTCGCCGTCAACGTACGCTCGACGATCAGCCCTGCGGCCGCGGCGGGTTTGACGATCGCCTCGCGCAGTTCCGCCGGCCCCATGGGGCCGAGCAGGAAGGTCGCGTCGGTGAGGGCGGCGGCGAGCGGACGGTGGTCGGCGCAACGGCTGAGGAAGTCCGCCCGTACCGCGATCACCACCCGCAGTCTGCTCTCCGGTTCCACCGCGCTCACCAGCAGGTCGAGAAAAGCCGCACGCTCCACCGGGTCCGAGCACAGGGTGAAGAGCTCCTCGAACTGATCGACCACGACCACCGTTTCACCAACGCTCTGGCTTGCGGTCAACGCGCGGGCGTGGGTGGACGCCGGCCGCGGCCCCGGGGTGAGGATCCGTATCGCTGCCAGTCGGCACGTCGATGACTGCTGGTCCTGGAGGGACGGGACGAGCCCCGCGCGCAGGAGGGAGGACTTGCCGCTGCCGGACGCGCCCACCACCGCGACCATGCGGCAGGCCCGCACCCGCTCGGTCAGTCGGGCCACGAGCTGGTCGCGCCCGAAGAACAGATGACGATCGCTGGGTTCGAAGCGGGCCAGCCCTCGATACGGGGCGTCCGCGTCATCGGCGTCCTGCTGCTCGGCGGCCACTTCCCGGGCCACCGCCCGCCAGCGCGGCTCCCATTCCTCGGGCTCCGCCCCGCATGCCCGCACATAGGCCAGCACCACCTCCAGCGACGGCAGTTGGCCGCCTGCGGCCGCCCTCGACAAGGTGGCGACCGAATAGCCGGTGCGCTGCGCCATGGCCCGGTAGGTCAGGCCCCCGGCCTCTTGGCGCAGCTTGCGTAAGTCGAACGCGAATCGCTGGACCGGCCCGGCCGACGGATCCAGCGGTCCCTCACGACGCCCCATCCCGTCCCCCATGGTCAATCCCGTCAGTGAGGGACAACAGTGGCACCTTCTTCGTCACCGTCGCATCCCTGACCAGCTTCTTTCAGCCGATCGGCGCCTACGGCCGACCTGCCTCGACGTTTGTTGCACTCGGCGATGCAGGCATGCGCAACAACGTGCCGGACCAGAAGCATGGGGCGTGACAGCAGCCGGGCAGGTCGATGGCGGCTGCTGCTGCATGGCCGTGGCCGCGTCCACCGCCCGCAACGGCCCGTTGCCTTCGGCGCGCGGCCCCGGGGGCGGGCGAACGGCGCCGTCGCAGGCGCCACAGAGCCGGGACCGGTGGTGAGAGGTGCAGGACGTGAAACGAGTGAAAGGAGTCCACGAATGACGCTTCTTCTCAGAACTCCTCGCCATTCCCAGGGGTGCGTGCCAAGACGCGCTGCGCGGGCGCGGTTACTCAGCGGGCTGACCGTGGTGACCGTCACGGCCGCACTGCTTGTCGCCCCGACCGCGGCATCGGCGACAGCCCAGGAAACACGGCCGCGGCAGGCCACGGATGCTGCCGTGCGCGGACTGGACGTCAGCGCCTACCAGGAGACCGTGGACTGGTCTGCGGTCGCCGCGGACGGAGCCTCCTTCGCCTACGTCAAGGCGACCGAGGGCACCTCCTACATCAGTTCCCGCTTCACCCAGCAGTACGACGGTGCGGCAGCAGCCGGCCTGATCCGCGGCGCCTATCACTTCGCCAGGCCGGACAAGGCTTCCGGCAGCGCCCAGGCCGACTACTTCGTCGACCATGGAGGCGCCTGGCAACCCGACGGCAAGACCCTCCCCGGCGTCCTGGACATCGAGGCCACACGGGGCCTGCCGACCTGCTACGGGGTCAGCCCCAGTGCGACGGTCCGCTGGATCGCCTCATTCGACGACGAATACCGGCGCCGTACCGGCCGGCACCCGGTGATCAACACCAACACGTCGTGGTGGTCGCAGTGCACCGGCAACTCCTCCGCCTTCGCCGCGACCAACCTGATCTGGATCGGCAGCTGGACCGGCACCCCGCACCCCCTGCCCAACGGCTGGTCCTCGTACGCCTTCTGGCAGACCTCCGACTCCGGCACCTTTCCCGGTGACCAGGACGTCTTCAACGGCACCGAGCAGGACCTGCGGAACCTCGCCGCCAACGGCACCTACACGCCCCCACCGCCGCCGCCGGCCGGCGCATGGCCGATCGTCCAGCAGGGTTACAGCGGCCGCCAGGTGACCACCGTCCAGTACCTCCTCAACGCCCATGGCGCGGCACTGTCGGTCGACGGCTCCTTCGGAACGGCCACGCATGACGCCGTGGTCGCCTTCCAGACCCGCAACCAGCTCACCCCCGACGGCATCGTCGGCCCCAAGACCTGGCAAGCCCTCATCACCACCGTCAAAGAAGGGGACCACGGCCCGGCCGTCAGAGCGGCGCAGACGGAACTGAAAGCCCACGGCGCGGCCCTGTCGGTCGACGGCTCCTTCGGAACGGCCACGCATGACGCCGTGGTCGCCTTCCAGACCCGCAACCAGCTCACCCCCGACGGCATCGTCGGCCCCAGCACATGGCTGGCGCTGGTCAACTGACCCCACCCGAAGCCGACCCACCCCTGATCGGGCCGCCGGCACTCGCTCGACAGTGCATGCCGGAATCCAAGTGCCCGCAACCCCCGATCTGCGGAGAACAACACCGCACAATCGAAATCTCAGAAAGTGGGAGACACATGCGATCGAATGCCGTGACGAGGGCCGTCGTGAGTGCCGTTGCCGTTGCCGGAATAACCGCCGGAAGCCTCGCGGGCGCAAGCGCGGGCTTCGCGGCGTCCCAGCCGGCCGCCAGGCCCACCGCGAGCAACCAGAGGGTCTCCATCCTCGCAGTGAACAACCTCGGCCTGACCACCACCCAGGCCAAGCACTGGCAGTGCGAACTGCGCAACGACGGTTTCGACCCCGGCGCGATCGACGGACAGCTGGGCACCGACAGCTGGAAGGCGGCCCAGAGGTTCTTCAACTGGGGCGGCTACTACATCGACGGCAAGCTCACAGTGGACGGCATCGTCGGGACCGAAACGATCAAGGCGCTGCAGGACTTCCTGAACGCCCACTCCTACTCCCTCGTCATCGACGGGGTCGCCGGACCGAAGACCAAGGCCGCTTTCGCGGACTACAACACCACCAACCACTGCGGATAGCAGCCGACGCTGCTCCTCCCGCCGTCTCGGTGCGCAAGCCCGACGACACGGCCCACGCCGCACCGGCCGGCCAGCCAGCGCCGCTGCAGTTCGGCGAACGACCGCTCGGCCTGGCTGATCCAGGACGAGTGGGTCGGGGCGAAGTTCAGCTGGACCAAGGGGTGGACCAGAAGCCACTTGTGCACTGTCGGTGCCTTGTGGGCGGAGAGGTTGTCGCAGATCACGTGGACCGCCAAGCCGGGATCGGTCTGGCGGTCGATCTCGTCCAGGAAGTCGCGGAAGTCCACGGCGCGGTGCTGCGCGGACAGCTTCGCGATCATCTTGCCGGTGGCGGTGTTCAAGGCGGCGAACCGGTCCACGGTGCCGTGCCGGACGTGGTCGAAGCTGGGCCGCGCAGGCGTGCCGGGCACCGTCGGCAGCACCGGAGCGGTCCGCTCAAGGGCCTGAAGCAGTGGTTTCTCGTCCATCCGAGGTCGAGTTGGGGCATGACCAGTCCGTGCTGCTCGTGCAGGCGGCCCATCAGGCCGACCAGGCGGCACGCGGCCACGAGGTACGGCTTGACGGACGTGATCTGACAGCCCAGGTGGCAGTGCAGGCCGGTGAGTTCCAGCCGGGGCTGGTCGAGGATGCGGGCGATAGGTCTTGCCGACGCCGGGTGCCGCGCCGAGGTAGATCCGGAGCTTGCCGCGTGTCATGTCATCCTTCGAAGCGATAGCCCATCCCGGGCTCGGTGATCAGATAGCGGGGGTGGGAGGGGTCCGCCTCCAGCTTCCTGCGCAACTGCGCCATGTAGACCCGCAGATAGTTGGTCTTGTTGCTCTGCGAGACGCCCCAGACCTCCTGGAGCAGCTGCTTCTGCGTGATCAGCCGGCCGGGATTCGTCACCAGGATCTCCAGCAGATGCCACTCGGTCGGGGTCAGCCGTACGTCCCGCCCGTCCCGTACGGCCTTCTTGGCGAGCAGGTCGAGGGTGAAGTGCTCCGTCTCGACCAGGATCGTCTCGGGGACCAGCGGTGTGTCCTCGGTCCGGCGGACGGCGGCGCGCAGCCGGGCGAGCAGCTCGTCCATGCTGAACGGCTTGGTGATGTAGTCGTCGGCGCCGGCGTCGAGCGCGGCGACCTTCTCGTCGGACGCCTGGCGGGCGGACAGGACCAGGATCGGCACGCGGCTCCAGCCCCGCACGCCCTTGATGATGTCGACACCGTCCATGTCGGGCAGGCCGAGGTCCAGCAGGACCACGTCGGGCTGACGGGCGGCGGCGAGCCGGAGCGCCGTGGCGCCGTCGGGGGCGGCGTCGACGCCGTAGTGCCGTGCGTGCAGGTTGATGACGAGGGCCCGTACGAGCTGCGGGTCGTCCTCCACCACTAGCACCCTGGTCATGGAGGTGTGCCTCTCCTGTCATGCCTGCGGGAGTCGGCACCCGGAGGTACCGGCTCCCGTCGCGGATCGCGTAAGGCGGTCACTTCTCGGCCACGAGGTCCTTGAGCGCGGTGTTGAGCTCCAGGACGTTCACCCGTGGTTCGCCGATGAAGCCCAGGGTGCGGCCGGCCGTATGGTCCTTGACCAGCTTCTCGACCTGGGCGACCGAGAGGCCGTTCCTGGCAGCGATCCGGTGCACCTGGAGGTCGGCGTAGGCCGGGGAGATGTCCGGGTCCAGTCCTGAGCCGGAGGAGGTCACCGCGTCCGCGGGGACGTCCGAGGGCCTGACCGTGTAGCCGGGCACCGAGTTGTCCTTCACCACGGCAGCTTTGGCGTCCTGCACCTGCTTGAGGAGCACCTTGCTGTCCGCGGACAGGTTGGTGGCGCCCGAAAGGATCAGCTGGTACCGCGTATTGACGCTGTTGGCACCGAGACCGTTCTGCGGGCGTCCCTGGAACCACTTCAGGTCCGGCTCGGGGGTCTGCTGCCCCTTCTTCGGCGGCAGGTTGTAGGACTGCCCGATCAGGGAGGAGCCGACGATCCTGCCGTGCGCCGTAATCTCGGAGCCGTTCGCCTTGTCGTGGAACAGCCCCTGGGCGATGCCGGTGACGACCAGCGGGTAGACGACACCGGTCACCAGGGTCAGCACGAGGAGGGCGCGCAGGCCCGCGCCGAGCAACCGGGCGGTGTTCGTGACGGAGTTGTTCATGGCGATCAGCGCGCCTTTCAAGAATT
This genomic interval from Streptomyces sp. NBC_00557 contains the following:
- a CDS encoding MFS transporter translates to MRSDPTVQEHGRGGGSGRATVLVLAGTLTIMAGAVVSPAIPGIRAAFADTADVDLLARMITSAHALAIVLFSPFAGVLSERIGRKRALVTGMLTFALGGSSGFYLPDLASILAGRVVLGLGVSLIMTNSVAMIADLYDGTERQRLLGRQTAAGAFGGVALLVGGGALAGLGWRTVFLVYLLGAALVVPALTQLPQTRPGAAGARPTQDRSPSGTRRGPATGLAAALAAMFLGQVAFYSVPVQVPFLVEDHFHAGSVASGAVIAVQTLTTGLVSLRFAAIRRLAGEYGLVTAAFTAIAVGYLVLFLAPHVAVLALGTLVMGAGLGILMPTLNSWVVNEAPPEARSRYTGFLTTALFLGQFLAPIVTQPLVTGLGIQPMFLVIASGALVVAAGYLLAGRRRTAAAGRAVAAGAPGQGRDAQGDAPAGAPAPGSTRGTGNTGKHPPQNPAAAPAGRGDGASDASASPAAPPTPRAPHSLHRRQP
- a CDS encoding DsbA family oxidoreductase; its protein translation is MTPHFPRSPTTRRVEFVLDLICVHSYLALTRFERAAARRRARGDRIEVVFRPFQIAPEAPAEGEPLTERHRRAFGAEAERMTQHMTAVGAREGLRLDFARAVFVNTLPAHRLLAAAGRQGRAEPMAERLFRAYLTDGANIGDAATLDRLAAETGVRRGGPEEPDEQTLTAELAKVRAEGVRQVPLLRFGTGTVLTGAQPEEVYFRALSETPSNDPFPFSGDQQSPEKTH
- a CDS encoding NADPH-dependent FMN reductase; protein product: MSTSPLRLAVICASVREGRFGPTVARWFADQARQRGDVEVDYIDLAEHPLPAVLSQSPGSGTAEVLAQLTPRLEDADAFVVVTPEYNHSYPASLKSLIDWHYTQWRAKPVGLVSYGGLAGGLRAAEHLRPVFAELHAVTIREQVSFHNAWEQFDDNGDPKDPEGPATAAKTMLDQLTWWAEALREARRKRPYGQ
- a CDS encoding response regulator transcription factor — encoded protein: MRVLVVDHDAACARSVVHLLRQNGYGAWSVGTGQAALELHHQADLVLLDLGLPDVDGLQVCADIRAASDTPIIAVTEHTTELERVLCLKSGCDDCLDKPYGVQELIARIEAVLRRARVAALRSCIVHGPLRVDAARREVYLSGRLLSLTRKEFDLLHTLASRPGTVFSRRELMARVWQKSAGATAGRTIDTHVNSLRNKLGDSSWILTVRGVGFRLGRGMTMAA
- a CDS encoding CHAP domain-containing protein → MTGPITPQEHSAASRGRTDALAEVHKPVDPSQELSSAELAVLDAVAPMDPNAPSTKVTRIAKREVGYRESGTNHTKYGRWYGADGQEWCDIFVSWVFHEAGQLPAVGGKQKYVPDHLKWFRKHHRFYRRGATGGGPREGCVIFFDLNGRNGEDHIGIVTSYDDTYVYTVEGNRSNEVRRLKYSRSSHLIWGYGYPAWDH